Proteins encoded together in one Otariodibacter oris window:
- the cydC gene encoding heme ABC transporter ATP-binding protein/permease CydC: MRSLFPFLSLYRHHLGQLVLGIVLAITSLTASIGLLSLSGWFLSAAFLAGSSILFNFFYPSAGVRGLAIGRTVSRYIERLVTHDATFRVLASLRVAVFQKLVPLTPSKLAQYRHSELLNRLVADVDTLDTLYLNLISPFVSAIMVIAFMGIGLSFISPLLAWTICSILVVLLLLLPTIFYHLGRKLGKKVIQYRANYRSQFIEWIELNAEFLLFGVLDKASNKLQETEREWIATQRQERQLAGLSNAILIAANGFLIIIVLYLLATAVSLPNVEHQGALIALVIFCVLASLEVLMPIGAAFLHLGQVIAAAERLTEITEQAPLVKFEGKQQWQNIVNNQPLVSFNNVQFSYPNRDEVVLNDITFEILAGQKIAILGKTGSGKSTIFQLLVRNYDPTSGQIRLNSCNIQDYPEEVLRQHIVTLTQRVHIFSNTLKENLLIGNAEATEDELRSSLNKVGLGYLLNEKEGLDLWLGDGGRPLSGGEQRRLGVARILLNSAEIVLLDEPTEGLDRDTEQQILKVIFEHCQNKTLVVITHRLSGLEKFDHIYNMNKGTLSVP, encoded by the coding sequence ATGCGTTCTCTTTTTCCTTTTCTTTCGTTATATCGCCATCATCTCGGGCAATTAGTTTTAGGTATTGTACTTGCAATCACAAGCTTAACGGCAAGTATTGGTTTATTAAGTTTATCGGGATGGTTTTTATCTGCGGCTTTTTTAGCAGGTTCAAGTATTCTCTTTAATTTCTTTTACCCTTCAGCTGGTGTGAGAGGACTTGCCATCGGGCGTACTGTTTCTCGCTATATTGAACGCTTAGTGACTCATGATGCCACCTTTCGTGTACTTGCTAGCCTTCGTGTTGCGGTTTTTCAAAAATTAGTCCCATTAACCCCTTCAAAATTAGCTCAATACCGCCATAGTGAGTTGTTAAATCGCCTTGTGGCAGATGTTGATACATTAGATACACTTTATCTAAACTTAATTTCACCTTTCGTGAGTGCAATCATGGTCATTGCCTTTATGGGAATTGGATTGTCGTTTATTTCGCCTTTATTAGCGTGGACTATTTGTAGCATATTAGTTGTATTGCTCTTGTTGTTACCGACTATTTTTTATCATTTAGGTCGTAAATTGGGTAAAAAAGTGATCCAATATAGAGCGAATTATCGGAGTCAATTTATTGAATGGATTGAGCTTAATGCCGAGTTTTTATTGTTTGGCGTATTAGATAAGGCCAGCAACAAATTACAAGAAACAGAACGGGAATGGATAGCAACCCAACGACAAGAGCGTCAGTTAGCTGGGCTATCTAATGCCATTTTGATCGCTGCTAATGGCTTTCTTATCATTATTGTTCTTTATCTTTTAGCAACAGCTGTTTCTTTACCTAATGTTGAGCATCAAGGCGCATTAATTGCTTTAGTCATCTTTTGCGTATTAGCCTCTTTAGAGGTTCTAATGCCGATTGGTGCAGCATTCTTACATTTAGGGCAAGTTATTGCAGCCGCAGAACGTTTAACCGAAATTACAGAACAAGCCCCTCTTGTTAAATTTGAGGGCAAGCAACAATGGCAAAATATTGTCAATAACCAACCGCTTGTGTCATTTAATAATGTGCAATTTTCTTATCCTAATCGGGACGAAGTCGTGTTGAATGATATTACTTTTGAAATCTTAGCTGGGCAAAAAATTGCGATTTTGGGTAAAACGGGCAGTGGTAAATCGACCATTTTTCAGTTACTCGTGCGTAATTATGATCCTACAAGCGGTCAGATCCGATTAAATTCTTGCAATATTCAAGACTATCCAGAAGAAGTTCTTCGTCAGCACATTGTTACTTTAACGCAACGTGTGCATATTTTTAGCAATACCTTAAAAGAAAATTTATTGATAGGCAATGCTGAGGCGACAGAAGATGAATTGCGATCATCTCTTAATAAAGTGGGGCTTGGCTATTTATTAAATGAAAAAGAAGGATTGGATCTTTGGCTTGGTGATGGTGGACGTCCTCTTTCTGGTGGAGAACAACGTAGGCTAGGCGTAGCTCGAATACTCCTGAATTCTGCGGAAATAGTCTTATTAGATGAACCTACAGAAGGGTTAGATCGTGATACCGAACAACAGATCTTAAAAGTAATTTTTGAACATTGTCAGAATAAAACATTAGTTGTTATTACGCATAGATTAAGTGGATTAGAAAAGTTTGATCATATTTATAATATGAATAAGGGAACATTATCGGTGCCATAA
- a CDS encoding translocation/assembly module TamB domain-containing protein: MKEDTIPQEREDVSSKNVSSEKIDKKIKSKKKNKWRCCRWIMFFLFIIVLVPIVVLSTGAGQRFALELVSKSLDQLEIGEVSGSLQDGLILTDTKFITDGVQVNIGEAQAHIGFSCLLEGKACIENISLADANIVIDTSKLPKSEQPKEENNGNLELPAIALKRVALDNISLKVDEMDMRLSHFESGMEGQGKDLSILPTELSGLSLSLPPQAVSSEEENVKVERENIDWAELEKTLSQPLLTKLDPIKLPLNFDIPSFKITDVSLSRKVKNDKGDFIEPLSLINIHSADLVAKSDTQSVELKQLEIKTDKGDVIGEGKLTLQDNYPLDWNLQGISPQLEFGTTIIPASKVSAKLNGELFGETVLDIDTSGAVDVNVQGSVKLAEPKTPLDLHIVSSQIQYPFIAKKEDKPLLIKDLDLLLSGDLLNYQLETSVGLEGMNIPTGQINVNGKGELTKFELNQLSLNALEGQANLSGRLDWSNGIEWQSQVNLDKVNTKSILPEWAAILSGALTSSGYSSRGQYGEQWNVSVSDIDLHGNLFQKNLRLTGDITASDSTLLDVSQAQLIYGDNNIAMQGILGEESDFSAEIHAPNLQGLIPNLGANIDGNVILKGKISAPTLDIDLNAKNLNYNQINLNNLVAKGQVSTDEMIRGDIDITLGQFEQGEIKFSDAHLKVSGTEKAHTLSLTSKGNPVGGNLQLSGNFERSSQVWDGQLSNVQLNTPIGELRNDQSVQITYDNNQIDANISAHCWQSTELNLCFPESFKVGKSGKVPFEIKQLNLALAQQYLDKNSKISGIVSAKGDAAWSEEQPVAVNVELLSDAINFSQNLDGKNFPINLKPVKVVANLANNNLQLSTDISLEKGGRLVSDVIMDDIVNTRTLSGNINIDGLTLDLIKPFLSNGEVIQGDINARLTLGGNALSPLLYGTLDLTELKARAEIMPFDVVGGNLALRFDGSQSSLTGNLQTPDSKLTLDGDANWQQLDAWYTRIHANAERFKLDIPNIAKVQVSPDIEVKVTPQELLLTGNIDIPWARIAIKELPESAVSVSDDEVIMEGRSIDKDRNAILSKQLPSNAGGMSINANISINIGNDVKLDAYGLQTDLYGVLKVQQGNRGLGLYGQVNLKDGQFSSFGQDLLIRKGLISFTGLPSQPTLDIEAIRNPEAMEDPNVTAGVKVTGIADLPEVKVFSNPSMGQDQALSYLLTGRGLDSDESGSGNSIAGALIGVGLSQGSQTVGDVGSAFGISDLSVSTAGIGDNTKVVVSGSLTPKFKVKYGVGIFAPLTELTLRYRLAPSLYLQFISSINQAVDLLYQFEFD; this comes from the coding sequence ATGAAAGAAGACACAATTCCACAAGAAAGAGAAGATGTTTCGTCAAAAAACGTTTCTTCTGAGAAAATTGATAAAAAAATAAAATCAAAGAAAAAAAATAAATGGCGTTGTTGCCGTTGGATAATGTTTTTCCTTTTCATCATTGTGCTTGTTCCTATTGTTGTTTTGTCAACTGGGGCTGGGCAACGCTTTGCTTTGGAATTAGTTTCAAAATCACTCGATCAATTAGAAATTGGTGAGGTAAGCGGTAGCTTACAAGATGGATTAATCCTAACAGATACAAAATTTATTACTGATGGCGTTCAGGTTAATATCGGTGAAGCACAAGCCCATATTGGATTTTCGTGTTTACTTGAAGGTAAAGCTTGCATTGAGAATATTTCACTTGCTGATGCGAATATCGTTATTGATACAAGTAAACTGCCGAAGTCTGAGCAGCCAAAAGAAGAAAATAATGGCAATTTAGAACTCCCAGCGATCGCTTTAAAAAGAGTCGCATTAGATAATATCTCACTTAAAGTTGATGAGATGGATATGAGGTTGTCTCATTTTGAATCAGGGATGGAAGGACAAGGTAAAGATCTTTCAATTTTACCTACTGAATTGAGCGGATTGTCCCTTTCATTACCACCACAAGCGGTGAGTTCTGAAGAAGAAAATGTAAAAGTTGAACGAGAAAATATTGATTGGGCTGAATTAGAGAAAACCCTTTCACAACCTTTATTAACCAAACTCGATCCGATTAAGCTTCCTCTTAATTTTGATATTCCCTCCTTCAAGATTACCGATGTCTCTTTAAGTAGAAAAGTGAAAAATGATAAGGGTGATTTTATTGAACCTCTTTCACTTATCAATATTCATTCAGCGGATTTAGTTGCTAAATCAGATACTCAGTCTGTGGAGTTAAAGCAATTAGAGATTAAAACAGATAAGGGCGATGTCATTGGCGAAGGTAAATTAACCTTACAAGATAATTATCCTCTTGATTGGAACCTTCAAGGAATTTCTCCACAGTTAGAGTTTGGTACAACGATAATTCCAGCAAGTAAAGTTAGTGCTAAATTAAATGGTGAGTTATTTGGCGAAACCGTTCTTGATATTGATACGTCTGGTGCTGTTGATGTCAATGTACAAGGTTCAGTTAAACTTGCTGAACCAAAAACACCTTTAGATTTGCATATAGTAAGTTCACAAATTCAATATCCTTTTATTGCTAAAAAAGAGGATAAGCCTCTGTTAATCAAGGATCTTGATCTTTTATTATCTGGAGATTTATTGAATTATCAATTAGAGACTAGTGTCGGGCTAGAAGGAATGAATATTCCAACAGGTCAGATAAATGTTAACGGTAAGGGTGAGTTAACCAAATTTGAACTTAATCAATTAAGTTTGAATGCATTAGAAGGTCAAGCTAATTTATCAGGTAGATTGGATTGGTCTAACGGGATTGAATGGCAGTCACAAGTGAATTTAGATAAAGTCAATACCAAGTCAATTTTGCCAGAGTGGGCCGCAATATTATCGGGTGCGCTAACCTCTTCAGGCTATTCATCAAGAGGCCAATATGGAGAACAATGGAATGTCTCTGTATCAGATATTGATTTGCATGGTAATTTATTCCAAAAGAATTTACGTCTCACAGGAGATATTACTGCAAGTGATAGCACATTATTAGATGTGTCCCAAGCTCAACTTATCTATGGCGATAATAATATTGCAATGCAAGGGATTTTAGGCGAAGAGTCGGATTTTTCGGCAGAAATTCATGCGCCTAATTTACAAGGCCTTATTCCTAATCTAGGAGCAAATATTGATGGTAATGTTATATTAAAAGGTAAGATATCTGCTCCTACTCTTGATATAGATTTGAATGCGAAAAATTTAAATTATAATCAAATTAATCTGAATAATTTAGTGGCTAAAGGTCAAGTTTCAACGGACGAAATGATTCGAGGAGATATTGATATTACTCTTGGTCAATTTGAGCAAGGTGAGATCAAGTTCAGTGATGCGCATTTAAAAGTATCAGGTACCGAGAAAGCACATACTCTTTCTTTGACTTCTAAAGGTAATCCTGTGGGTGGGAATTTACAGTTATCGGGCAATTTTGAGCGTTCAAGTCAAGTCTGGGATGGTCAGCTTAGTAATGTTCAATTAAATACGCCTATTGGCGAATTAAGAAATGATCAGTCAGTACAAATTACTTATGATAACAATCAAATTGATGCGAATATTTCTGCTCATTGTTGGCAAAGTACCGAACTGAATTTATGTTTCCCTGAATCCTTTAAAGTTGGAAAGAGTGGAAAAGTGCCTTTTGAAATTAAACAGTTGAATCTAGCTCTTGCTCAGCAATATTTAGATAAAAATAGCAAGATTTCAGGTATTGTTAGTGCAAAAGGTGATGCCGCATGGTCTGAAGAACAACCTGTAGCAGTTAATGTTGAATTGCTTTCTGATGCGATTAATTTTTCTCAAAATTTAGATGGTAAGAATTTCCCAATTAACTTGAAACCTGTAAAAGTTGTGGCAAATTTAGCGAATAATAATTTGCAATTATCAACAGATATTAGTTTAGAAAAAGGTGGACGATTAGTGAGTGATGTCATAATGGATGATATCGTTAATACCCGAACTTTATCTGGTAACATAAATATAGATGGGTTGACATTAGATCTAATTAAACCATTTTTGAGTAATGGTGAAGTTATTCAGGGAGATATCAATGCTCGTCTTACTTTGGGTGGAAATGCATTATCACCGCTTTTATATGGAACTCTTGATTTAACGGAGTTAAAAGCAAGAGCAGAAATTATGCCTTTTGATGTTGTTGGTGGGAATTTGGCCTTACGTTTTGATGGTAGCCAATCAAGCTTAACGGGGAATTTACAAACCCCAGATAGCAAACTTACTTTGGATGGCGATGCTAATTGGCAACAACTTGATGCATGGTATACCCGTATTCACGCTAATGCAGAGCGTTTTAAATTAGATATTCCAAATATTGCTAAGGTTCAAGTGAGTCCTGACATTGAAGTAAAAGTAACACCTCAAGAGCTTTTATTAACAGGAAATATTGACATCCCTTGGGCAAGAATTGCCATTAAAGAATTACCTGAAAGTGCGGTAAGTGTCAGTGATGATGAAGTAATTATGGAAGGACGATCTATAGACAAAGATAGAAATGCCATTTTATCTAAACAATTACCGAGTAATGCAGGTGGCATGAGTATAAATGCTAATATTTCTATTAATATTGGAAATGATGTGAAATTGGATGCTTATGGATTACAAACCGATTTATATGGTGTATTAAAAGTACAGCAAGGAAATCGAGGTTTAGGATTATATGGGCAAGTTAATTTAAAAGATGGTCAATTTTCTTCATTTGGGCAAGATCTACTTATTCGAAAAGGTTTAATTTCTTTCACTGGTTTACCATCTCAACCGACTTTGGATATTGAGGCTATTCGTAATCCAGAGGCAATGGAAGATCCGAATGTGACAGCAGGTGTGAAAGTAACAGGTATTGCAGACTTGCCTGAAGTAAAAGTCTTTTCTAATCCATCAATGGGGCAAGATCAAGCATTATCTTATCTGTTAACTGGAAGAGGATTAGATAGTGATGAATCTGGTTCGGGCAATTCAATAGCAGGAGCTTTAATTGGAGTGGGATTATCACAAGGTAGTCAGACTGTTGGAGATGTAGGTAGTGCATTTGGTATCAGTGATTTAAGTGTTAGCACTGCAGGAATTGGCGATAATACCAAAGTTGTGGTGAGTGGCAGTTTAACCCCTAAATTTAAGGTGAAATACGGTGTAGGAATATTTGCACCGCTGACAGAATTAACATTACGTTATCGTTTAGCTCCAAGTTTATATCTCCAGTTTATTTCCAGTATTAATCAAGCTGTTGATCTATTGTATCAATTTGAATTTGATTAA
- a CDS encoding UbiX family flavin prenyltransferase, with product MEKQRIIVGISGASGFQYGFKALQLLKDIPHIETHLVMSKGAELTREYETDIQAEQLTALADVIHPIQNLGASIASGSFKTLGMIVAPCSMRTLASIAHGMSDNLLTRAADVVLKERRKLLLMVRETPLHLVHLENMQKVTQMGGIIFPPVPALYHQPKTVDEIVTHSVSRALDMFVGIEIEILRWNGQKEGK from the coding sequence ATGGAAAAACAACGAATTATCGTTGGAATCAGTGGAGCAAGTGGATTTCAATATGGTTTTAAGGCTCTTCAGCTATTAAAAGATATTCCTCATATTGAAACCCATCTTGTTATGTCTAAAGGTGCGGAACTTACTCGTGAATATGAAACGGATATTCAAGCAGAGCAATTAACTGCATTAGCCGATGTTATTCATCCTATTCAAAACCTTGGTGCAAGCATTGCCAGTGGCTCATTTAAAACCCTTGGTATGATCGTTGCTCCTTGTTCAATGCGAACATTAGCCTCTATTGCTCACGGAATGAGTGATAATTTATTGACGAGAGCCGCTGATGTTGTATTGAAAGAAAGACGTAAACTGTTATTGATGGTGCGTGAAACACCATTACACCTTGTCCATTTAGAAAATATGCAGAAGGTCACACAAATGGGCGGAATTATCTTTCCGCCAGTCCCAGCGCTTTATCATCAACCTAAAACTGTAGATGAAATTGTCACTCATAGCGTGAGTAGAGCTTTAGATATGTTTGTTGGTATTGAGATTGAAATTTTACGTTGGAATGGGCAAAAAGAAGGGAAATAA
- the cydD gene encoding heme ABC transporter permease/ATP-binding protein CydD, with translation MDKDRQKYLQKWLRQQQKIIKKLLYLNVMLGALSALLLIAQMGVLAVILEKMIVQHDSPQSFWGLLSLLLVCFLGRAVLFWLRERIGFKAGQQLRIHLREQIITKLSLVGPMVIQNKPAGSWSALMLEQVENLHNFYARYLPQQFLSLIIPLIILCFVFPLNWAAGLILFLTLPMLPIFMALVGFKAAEANQKNIGVLSRLSGQFLDHLKGLETIRLFGQAKRQTDHIYQRTEEFRLSTMEVLKMAFLSSAVLEFFAAISIAVTAVYFGFTYLGQLDFGDYGTSVTLFIGFFCLMLAPEFYQPLRELGVYYHDKAAAIGAADSVEQFLSKETALQCSGKINMSNGPIHIVAENCTILSPEGKPLTQPLTFQIQPNQHIALVGQSGAGKTSLMNMLLGFLDYQGSIKMNDIELRDLNIAQWREKLAWVGQNPQLIKGSLRENILLGTDDISESEIIEALHQSKADEFVYRLGLDTEIQDANVGISGGQAQRIAIARALLRPYELLLLDEPTASLDGESEQQVIQALQKLSEERATLMITHRIEDLRQSDEIWVMKHGQIVQQGKFSDLESQGFFAELLGN, from the coding sequence ATGGATAAAGACAGGCAAAAGTATTTACAAAAATGGTTGCGACAACAGCAAAAAATTATTAAGAAATTGCTTTATTTGAATGTAATGCTTGGTGCCTTGAGTGCTTTATTGTTAATTGCTCAAATGGGCGTGTTGGCGGTTATTTTAGAAAAAATGATTGTTCAGCACGACAGTCCTCAATCATTCTGGGGATTGTTGTCTTTATTGTTGGTTTGTTTTTTAGGGCGTGCCGTCTTATTTTGGCTTAGAGAGCGAATAGGATTTAAAGCAGGGCAACAATTACGTATACATTTACGTGAGCAGATCATTACTAAATTATCGCTTGTCGGTCCTATGGTTATCCAAAATAAACCCGCAGGAAGTTGGTCTGCATTGATGTTAGAGCAAGTGGAGAATTTACATAATTTTTATGCTCGTTACTTACCTCAGCAATTTTTATCGTTAATCATACCGCTTATTATTCTCTGTTTTGTCTTTCCATTGAACTGGGCTGCGGGGCTTATTCTCTTTTTAACACTTCCTATGCTACCTATTTTTATGGCTTTAGTCGGTTTTAAAGCCGCTGAAGCAAATCAAAAAAACATAGGCGTACTTTCTCGTTTAAGTGGGCAGTTTCTTGATCATTTAAAAGGTTTAGAAACAATCCGTTTATTCGGACAAGCCAAAAGACAAACGGATCATATTTACCAACGTACAGAAGAGTTTCGTTTGAGTACGATGGAAGTACTCAAAATGGCATTCTTATCTTCCGCTGTGTTGGAGTTTTTTGCTGCGATCTCTATTGCCGTTACCGCTGTATATTTCGGCTTTACTTATCTCGGGCAGTTGGATTTTGGAGATTATGGTACAAGTGTGACGTTATTCATTGGCTTTTTCTGTTTAATGCTAGCGCCAGAGTTCTATCAACCACTACGAGAGTTAGGCGTGTATTATCACGATAAAGCCGCAGCTATCGGTGCTGCAGATAGTGTAGAACAGTTTTTAAGTAAAGAAACGGCTTTACAATGTTCAGGGAAAATCAATATGTCTAATGGTCCTATACACATAGTCGCTGAGAATTGCACTATCCTCTCGCCAGAAGGTAAACCATTAACTCAACCGTTAACATTTCAAATTCAACCAAATCAACATATTGCACTTGTTGGACAAAGCGGTGCTGGTAAAACCTCATTAATGAATATGCTATTAGGATTCCTTGATTACCAAGGCAGTATCAAAATGAATGATATTGAGTTACGTGATTTAAATATTGCACAATGGCGAGAAAAATTAGCATGGGTTGGGCAAAATCCACAGCTAATTAAGGGATCTTTACGTGAAAATATTTTATTAGGTACTGATGATATTTCAGAATCGGAAATTATTGAGGCATTACACCAATCGAAAGCAGACGAATTTGTGTATCGATTAGGGTTAGATACGGAAATACAAGATGCCAACGTGGGCATTTCTGGCGGACAAGCACAGCGTATTGCCATTGCTCGTGCATTATTAAGACCTTACGAATTATTATTACTTGATGAACCAACAGCAAGTTTAGATGGTGAATCTGAGCAACAAGTGATCCAAGCCCTTCAAAAATTAAGTGAAGAAAGAGCCACATTAATGATTACCCATCGTATTGAAGATTTAAGACAGAGTGATGAAATCTGGGTGATGAAACACGGACAGATTGTTCAACAAGGTAAGTTTAGTGATCTTGAATCTCAAGGTTTTTTTGCAGAATTATTAGGTAATTAA
- a CDS encoding pyridoxamine 5'-phosphate oxidase family protein, producing the protein MMQPIPEVIREFIHSQHVVSLACHYEESIWCANCFYAFDENKNRLIILTKESTQHGQLMTLNPHIAGAIAKQTEKITEIEGIQFLAETYCLTDPTEKENALEIYLQRHPIAKLIPSNVWEIQFTQIKHTSNKLAFAKKTLWHR; encoded by the coding sequence ATAATGCAACCTATACCTGAAGTTATTCGAGAATTTATTCATTCACAACACGTTGTAAGTCTAGCGTGCCATTATGAAGAATCTATTTGGTGTGCGAATTGTTTTTATGCCTTTGATGAGAACAAAAACCGATTAATTATCCTCACGAAAGAAAGTACCCAACACGGACAGTTGATGACATTAAATCCACATATTGCAGGAGCGATTGCCAAGCAAACAGAGAAAATTACTGAAATTGAAGGAATTCAATTTCTAGCTGAGACATATTGCTTAACGGATCCCACAGAAAAAGAAAATGCCCTTGAAATTTATCTTCAAAGGCATCCGATTGCTAAACTTATTCCAAGTAATGTGTGGGAAATTCAATTTACCCAAATTAAGCACACCAGTAATAAGCTCGCTTTTGCAAAGAAAACGTTATGGCACCGATAA
- a CDS encoding autotransporter assembly complex protein TamA produces the protein MKVQHTIVSQIKRFSVISLCIAVSFYQIVYAEQTVLLKIEGVNDKDLSTNIRIYLSQLSNDEADGSERYQYLVQEKVDKALRAKGYYNTKYHFTITPRPRPQKDLLILNVTLDQPVRLDQRDVQLSGMAKDDEEFTQLITSGKPSKGEILNHQTYDNFKSSIEKLASSKGYFDAEWSVHRLEVYPSEHIADWRLAYQSGERYRYGEISFKNSQIREDYLRNILRIKPGDYYYINDLSKLSSDFSSSNWFNSVLVEPEIDSEQKNVALNILLQPRKKNNIEVGIGYESDVGPRFQMRWQKPWINNRGHSIETSMHISKPEQQIEFGYKIPVKEQPIDYFYEISAGAEREDINDTQLTGAHIGIQRFWNHETGWAFSLGIKARYDSFKQGDDERVKTFLLYSTASANRIRTDGSRFPLWGDAQHLTVNWGNKIWGSDVNFYSAKASTAWVRTFKDHHRVYLRGEIGYLKAGEFDRIPPILRYFAGGDRSVRGFGYKDISPRNSSGKLIGGSHLATATAEYQYQVYPSWWAATFYDTGLAAKSYSMSELHSGVGVGVRWASPIGAIKFDIATPVKNPSSDKKGVQFYIGIGSEL, from the coding sequence ATGAAAGTACAACATACTATTGTTAGCCAAATAAAAAGATTTTCAGTAATCAGTTTGTGTATTGCGGTTTCATTTTATCAAATCGTATATGCTGAGCAGACTGTATTATTGAAAATTGAAGGGGTTAATGACAAAGATTTATCGACTAATATTCGAATTTACTTATCGCAGCTAAGTAATGATGAAGCAGATGGTTCCGAACGTTATCAATATCTTGTGCAGGAGAAAGTTGATAAAGCACTCAGAGCGAAAGGTTATTACAATACGAAATATCATTTTACAATTACTCCTCGTCCTAGACCTCAGAAAGATCTGCTCATATTGAATGTGACCCTCGATCAACCAGTAAGATTAGATCAACGAGATGTTCAATTATCAGGGATGGCAAAGGACGATGAAGAATTTACTCAATTAATTACTAGTGGAAAACCATCAAAGGGTGAAATATTAAATCATCAGACTTATGATAATTTTAAAAGTAGTATAGAAAAATTAGCTTCTTCAAAAGGATATTTTGATGCCGAATGGAGTGTTCATCGATTAGAAGTTTATCCTTCGGAGCATATTGCTGATTGGCGCTTAGCTTATCAGAGTGGTGAACGTTATCGTTACGGAGAAATTTCATTTAAAAACTCTCAGATTAGAGAGGATTATCTGAGAAATATACTACGCATTAAACCTGGTGATTATTATTATATTAATGATCTTTCGAAACTCTCTAGTGATTTCTCATCAAGCAATTGGTTTAATTCAGTACTCGTGGAACCAGAGATAGATAGTGAGCAAAAAAATGTTGCACTTAATATATTGCTCCAACCTCGCAAAAAAAATAACATTGAAGTAGGAATTGGGTATGAAAGTGATGTTGGACCTAGATTCCAAATGCGATGGCAAAAGCCATGGATAAATAATAGAGGACATAGTATTGAAACCTCTATGCATATTTCTAAGCCCGAACAGCAAATTGAATTTGGGTATAAGATTCCAGTAAAAGAACAGCCGATTGATTACTTTTATGAGATTTCAGCAGGAGCAGAGCGAGAAGATATTAATGATACTCAATTGACTGGTGCTCATATTGGGATACAACGTTTTTGGAACCATGAAACTGGGTGGGCATTTTCTTTAGGAATTAAAGCTCGTTATGATTCATTTAAACAAGGTGATGATGAAAGGGTTAAAACATTTTTACTTTATTCTACTGCATCAGCTAATCGTATAAGAACTGATGGTAGTCGATTTCCTCTGTGGGGAGATGCTCAGCATTTAACAGTAAACTGGGGCAATAAAATTTGGGGATCTGACGTTAATTTTTATAGTGCAAAGGCATCAACTGCTTGGGTTAGAACGTTTAAAGATCATCATCGTGTTTATCTTCGTGGTGAGATTGGATACCTAAAAGCAGGTGAATTTGATCGTATTCCACCTATACTGCGTTATTTTGCTGGTGGAGATCGTAGTGTAAGAGGTTTTGGCTATAAGGATATTTCCCCACGTAATTCATCAGGCAAATTGATTGGGGGATCGCATTTAGCAACAGCAACAGCTGAATACCAATATCAAGTTTATCCGAGTTGGTGGGCCGCGACATTTTATGATACGGGTTTGGCTGCCAAAAGTTATTCTATGAGTGAATTACATTCTGGTGTGGGTGTCGGTGTAAGATGGGCATCTCCGATCGGTGCTATTAAATTTGATATCGCAACGCCAGTAAAAAACCCTAGTAGTGATAAAAAAGGTGTTCAGTTTTATATTGGCATTGGTTCCGAACTATAA